One window of the Chryseotalea sp. WA131a genome contains the following:
- the acs gene encoding acetate--CoA ligase codes for MITNSEQYLQQYKESVTDPEEFWAEVAQDFVWRKKWNSVLKFDFHKPEVKWFIGAKLNITENCIDRHLPHRANQTAILWESNDPSEPSRSISYQQLHDEVCRVANMLKKHGVKKGDRVCIYMPMVPETAFAILGCARIGAVHSVVFAGFSSGSLADRIHDSSCKMILTADGAYRGDKKIDLKTIVDEALTKCPTVEKCILLNRTNLPVKMQAGRDFWWHDEIKKENTICAAEEMDSEDMLFILYTSGSTGKPKGMVHTCGGYMVYSNYTFKTVFQYKEGQIFWCTADVGWITGHSYILYGPLAAGATTLMFEGVPSWPDMGRFWHVVEKHKVNIFYTAPTAIRSLEKAPLSFVEKYDLSSLQVLGSVGEPINEEAWHWYDKNIGKGKCPIVDTWWQTETGGILISPLAGITKTKPAFATLPLPGVQPAIMDENGNQLKGNNVEGRLTIKFPWPSMARTIYGDHQRFKDTYFSTFSGKYFTGDGCKRDEDGYYRITGRVDDIIIVSGHNMGTAEIESAIDEHSAVCESAVVGFPHDIKGQGVYAFVVTYDPVHEATHLRNEIKEVVSKIIGPIAKPDKIQFVSGLPKTRSGKIMRRILRKVAEGDTTNLGDTTTLLDPAIVDEIKAGAL; via the coding sequence ATGATCACTAATTCTGAACAATACCTTCAACAATACAAAGAAAGTGTAACTGACCCTGAAGAATTTTGGGCGGAAGTTGCCCAAGATTTTGTATGGCGCAAGAAATGGAATAGCGTGCTCAAATTCGACTTTCACAAACCCGAAGTAAAGTGGTTCATTGGTGCCAAGCTCAACATTACCGAAAATTGCATTGATCGACATTTGCCTCACCGAGCCAATCAAACAGCTATTTTATGGGAGTCGAATGATCCATCCGAACCTTCGCGCAGCATCAGCTACCAACAATTGCATGACGAAGTGTGCCGCGTGGCCAATATGCTAAAGAAACATGGCGTGAAAAAAGGAGACCGCGTTTGCATCTACATGCCGATGGTGCCAGAGACCGCCTTTGCCATTTTAGGCTGCGCGCGGATTGGAGCCGTCCATTCGGTAGTATTCGCTGGTTTCTCTTCGGGCTCGTTGGCCGATCGCATCCATGATAGCAGTTGCAAGATGATATTGACAGCCGATGGCGCTTATCGCGGAGACAAAAAAATAGATTTGAAAACCATTGTTGACGAAGCCTTAACAAAATGCCCGACTGTTGAAAAATGTATTTTGCTAAACCGCACGAACTTGCCCGTAAAAATGCAGGCAGGCAGAGATTTTTGGTGGCATGATGAGATCAAAAAAGAAAACACGATTTGTGCTGCGGAAGAAATGGATTCGGAAGACATGCTGTTCATTCTTTACACATCCGGCTCTACCGGCAAACCCAAAGGCATGGTGCACACATGTGGTGGGTATATGGTGTATAGCAACTATACATTCAAAACAGTTTTTCAATATAAAGAAGGACAGATTTTTTGGTGCACTGCCGATGTGGGGTGGATCACAGGTCACTCGTATATTTTATACGGCCCACTCGCTGCAGGGGCAACTACTTTGATGTTTGAAGGGGTACCCAGTTGGCCCGACATGGGTCGCTTTTGGCACGTGGTCGAAAAACATAAAGTCAATATTTTTTACACCGCACCTACTGCTATCCGGTCGTTGGAAAAAGCACCTCTGTCATTTGTAGAGAAATATGATTTGTCATCGCTGCAAGTGTTGGGCAGCGTAGGCGAGCCCATCAACGAAGAAGCCTGGCATTGGTATGACAAAAACATCGGCAAAGGCAAATGCCCTATTGTTGACACATGGTGGCAAACCGAAACAGGCGGCATCCTAATTTCGCCCTTGGCGGGGATCACCAAAACGAAACCTGCCTTTGCTACTTTGCCATTGCCTGGAGTACAGCCCGCCATCATGGATGAAAATGGAAATCAACTTAAAGGAAACAACGTGGAAGGAAGGTTGACCATCAAGTTCCCTTGGCCTTCCATGGCGCGCACGATCTATGGTGATCATCAGCGTTTCAAAGACACCTATTTCTCAACCTTTTCAGGAAAATATTTTACTGGCGATGGCTGCAAGCGCGATGAAGATGGGTACTATCGAATCACCGGCAGGGTGGATGACATTATTATTGTATCGGGCCACAATATGGGTACAGCCGAAATTGAAAGTGCCATCGATGAGCATTCAGCAGTTTGTGAATCGGCTGTGGTTGGGTTCCCTCACGACATCAAAGGCCAAGGCGTGTATGCGTTTGTAGTTACCTACGATCCCGTACACGAGGCCACTCACTTGCGCAACGAAATCAAAGAAGTGGTTTCAAAAATTATTGGCCCGATTGCCAAGCCCGATAAAATTCAGTTTGTAAGCGGATTGCCCAAAACGCGATCCGGAAAAATCATGCGCAGGATTTTGCGCAAAGTGGCAGAAGGGGACACTACAAATTTGGGAGATACCACCACGTTGTTAGATCCTGCCATTGTTGATGAAATTAAAGCGGGGGCACTGTAA
- a CDS encoding DUF3127 domain-containing protein has product MDITGKVINLLPLQSGQGKNGVWRKQEFILETPGQYPKKVCLSLWGDKVDEIKLTPGETITASVNVESREYNGRWYTEVRAWKVAKGAGASNGRNEAPPVGEEPFTPDATASDDLPF; this is encoded by the coding sequence ATGGACATCACAGGTAAGGTAATCAACCTTCTCCCGCTGCAATCAGGTCAGGGAAAAAATGGCGTTTGGAGAAAACAAGAGTTTATTTTAGAAACTCCCGGTCAATATCCTAAAAAAGTTTGCCTTTCGCTTTGGGGCGATAAAGTGGACGAAATCAAACTAACGCCTGGCGAAACCATCACGGCATCCGTCAATGTAGAAAGTCGCGAATACAATGGCCGCTGGTACACCGAAGTGCGCGCTTGGAAAGTTGCCAAAGGTGCAGGCGCTAGCAATGGCCGAAACGAAGCGCCACCCGTGGGTGAAGAACCGTTTACTCCAGACGCCACGGCAAGTGATGATTTGCCATTTTGA